In a genomic window of Sphingomonas koreensis:
- the rsmA gene encoding 16S rRNA (adenine(1518)-N(6)/adenine(1519)-N(6))-dimethyltransferase RsmA: MTALPPLREVIRNHGLSASKALGQNFLFDSQLLDRIARVPGDLEGREVFEVGPGPGGLTRALLQAGAKVTAVERDRRCIPALAELGEAFPGKLTVIEGDALEVDAPSLFAGKPHIASNLPYNIGTALTVGWLSAIWQPWWASLTLMFQKEVAERIVAAPGTGAYGRLAVLAQWRSSAKIAMPVHRSAFTPPPKVMSAVVHIVPGEEPAGVKLAVLEKLTGAAFGQRRKMLRQSLKAMPGAVEAAESIGIDPTRRAETVSVDEFVALARTLSA, translated from the coding sequence GTGACCGCCCTTCCCCCGCTTCGTGAAGTCATCCGCAACCATGGGCTGAGCGCCAGCAAGGCGCTGGGCCAAAATTTCCTGTTCGATTCGCAGCTGCTCGACCGGATCGCGCGCGTGCCGGGCGATCTCGAAGGACGGGAAGTATTCGAAGTCGGCCCCGGACCGGGCGGCCTGACCCGTGCCCTGCTGCAAGCAGGAGCGAAGGTCACCGCAGTCGAACGCGATCGCCGCTGCATCCCCGCGCTGGCCGAGCTGGGTGAAGCGTTTCCGGGCAAGCTCACCGTGATCGAGGGCGATGCACTGGAGGTGGACGCGCCGTCGCTGTTCGCCGGCAAGCCGCATATCGCATCCAACCTGCCCTATAATATCGGCACTGCACTGACGGTGGGCTGGCTCTCGGCAATCTGGCAGCCCTGGTGGGCGAGCCTGACCCTGATGTTCCAGAAGGAGGTCGCCGAGCGCATCGTCGCCGCCCCAGGAACCGGCGCCTATGGCCGCCTCGCGGTGCTGGCGCAGTGGCGGAGCAGCGCGAAGATCGCGATGCCCGTCCACCGCTCCGCCTTCACCCCGCCGCCCAAGGTGATGTCGGCGGTGGTGCATATCGTCCCGGGCGAGGAGCCGGCAGGTGTCAAGCTCGCGGTGCTCGAGAAGCTGACCGGTGCAGCCTTCGGACAGCGGCGCAAGATGCTGCGCCAGAGCCTCAAGGCCATGCCCGGCGCGGTCGAGGCAGCCGAGAGCATCGGGATCGATCCGACGCGGCGCGCAGAAACGGTAAGCGTCGACGAATTCGTCGCGCTCGCGCGCACGCTGTCTGCCTAG
- a CDS encoding tetratricopeptide repeat protein, protein MRITVVSAAAALALLSVSTSLYGQRADDQIDARSIALLERGKAARAAGNLDGANDLIESALAVDPRNRQAYIVLAEVARAQGLPGKAIRFYREALTLEPNDVVALRGQGEAMVQKGAVERAKENLARVKTLCGASCADANQLAAAIAKGPPATATAQVVPPPAEAKKN, encoded by the coding sequence ATGCGTATCACTGTCGTGTCCGCCGCCGCCGCGCTCGCTCTGCTCAGCGTTTCGACCTCGCTTTATGGCCAGCGTGCTGACGACCAGATCGACGCGCGCTCGATCGCGTTGCTCGAACGCGGCAAGGCGGCGCGGGCCGCGGGCAATCTCGACGGCGCCAACGACCTGATCGAAAGCGCGCTCGCCGTCGATCCGCGCAACCGTCAGGCCTATATCGTGCTCGCCGAAGTCGCGCGCGCGCAGGGGCTGCCGGGCAAGGCGATCCGCTTCTATCGCGAGGCGCTGACGCTTGAGCCGAACGACGTCGTTGCGCTGCGCGGGCAGGGCGAGGCGATGGTGCAGAAGGGTGCGGTCGAGCGCGCGAAGGAAAACCTCGCGCGGGTGAAGACGCTGTGCGGTGCCAGCTGCGCCGACGCGAACCAGCTCGCCGCTGCGATTGCCAAGGGGCCGCCCGCGACCGCGACCGCGCAGGTCGTTCCGCCGCCCGCTGAAGCGAAGAAGAACTAA
- a CDS encoding RsmB/NOP family class I SAM-dependent RNA methyltransferase, whose amino-acid sequence MTPAARTQAAIELLDQIIVAARDGGASADVLIQRGFAARRYAGSKDRRAIRGLIYDAIRFCGERPGSGRAALLALAATDVELAATFDGSSYGPAPRAAGEPVAQAGIAPGWLIEGLAASGIGTDQAAAMLGRAPLDLRVNTLKASVAQVRAALPDALPVDGLAAALRLPSDTPVEKTQPYADGWIEVQDAGSQTVTLAAGAQPGMRVVDLCAGGGGKTLALAAAMGNRGELLASDSDRSRLSRLLPRAERAGVSIVGTRLLNPGREIEPLADWTGTADVVLIDAPCSGTGTWRRNPEARWRLTPARLAKLVETQARLLDVGAALVKPGGTLIHIVCSLLDAEGTDQVEALLARQPGWSAAPLALPLGTPHGPGMRLTPLSHSTDGFFVAKLVRT is encoded by the coding sequence ATGACACCCGCCGCACGTACCCAGGCGGCGATCGAGCTGCTCGACCAGATCATCGTCGCGGCGCGGGACGGCGGAGCCTCCGCGGACGTGCTGATCCAGCGCGGGTTCGCGGCGCGCCGCTATGCCGGGTCGAAGGACCGCCGTGCGATCCGCGGGCTGATTTACGACGCGATCCGCTTCTGCGGCGAACGGCCGGGGAGCGGGCGCGCTGCGCTCCTGGCGCTCGCGGCCACTGATGTGGAGCTGGCCGCAACCTTCGACGGTTCATCCTACGGCCCGGCGCCGCGTGCCGCCGGTGAACCGGTCGCGCAAGCCGGGATCGCGCCTGGCTGGCTGATCGAGGGGCTCGCCGCATCGGGCATCGGTACGGATCAGGCGGCGGCAATGCTCGGCCGGGCGCCACTCGACCTGCGAGTCAACACGCTCAAGGCCAGTGTCGCGCAGGTTCGGGCCGCCTTGCCCGATGCGCTGCCGGTTGATGGACTCGCTGCGGCGCTCCGCCTTCCGTCCGATACGCCGGTCGAGAAGACGCAGCCCTATGCCGATGGCTGGATCGAGGTGCAGGACGCGGGCAGCCAGACCGTCACGCTTGCCGCGGGTGCTCAGCCCGGAATGCGCGTGGTCGATCTGTGCGCAGGCGGTGGCGGCAAGACCCTTGCCCTCGCCGCCGCGATGGGGAACCGGGGCGAACTGCTTGCCTCGGACTCCGATCGGTCGCGCCTCTCGCGCCTGCTGCCGCGGGCCGAGCGGGCGGGGGTTTCGATCGTCGGAACGCGCCTGCTCAACCCGGGCCGCGAGATCGAGCCGCTCGCCGACTGGACGGGAACCGCCGATGTCGTGCTGATCGACGCGCCGTGCTCGGGCACCGGCACCTGGCGCCGCAACCCGGAGGCACGCTGGCGGCTCACACCCGCGCGACTGGCAAAGCTGGTCGAGACCCAGGCCCGGCTGCTCGATGTCGGCGCTGCGCTGGTCAAGCCCGGCGGCACGCTGATCCACATCGTATGTTCGCTGCTCGATGCCGAAGGGACGGATCAGGTGGAGGCGCTTCTGGCCCGTCAGCCGGGCTGGAGCGCCGCGCCGCTTGCGCTTCCGCTCGGAACTCCGCATGGACCGGGCATGCGCCTGACCCCGCTGTCCCATTCGACCGACGGCTTTTTTGTCGCGAAGCTGGTGCGCACATGA
- a CDS encoding low temperature requirement protein A, whose translation MGHKAIRPMKPRDPHEQHRAATPLELLFDLVTVIAIAAAAASLHHGIAADHAAEGVVRYLFTFFAIWWAWMNFTWFASAYDNDDAPTRLLTMVIMGGALLIAAGIERFSAHLDISLVVAGYAMMRVAMIALWLRAAWHDPARRPCALRYAAGIAIAQIYWIGLYFLGDPHSPVFIALILLGWLIELAVPAIAERAGMTPWHRHHIVERYGLLTIIVLGEVLLAATLALEKAWDGSFDVRLVHTAISALVITFAMWWLYFAREEQLSSARLSRALQWGYGHMIVFASGAAVGAGFAVLVEILTGHSKIGIRAGDLAVAIPLGIYFLALWLVRDRFELHGAARWVLPVFAAAVIALPFAFPALEAIAALAVAAVAIRAALAARSVRAESAA comes from the coding sequence ATGGGACACAAAGCAATCCGGCCGATGAAGCCGCGCGATCCGCACGAGCAGCATCGCGCCGCGACGCCGCTGGAATTGCTGTTCGACCTCGTCACGGTGATCGCTATCGCCGCCGCCGCGGCATCGCTGCATCACGGCATTGCAGCGGATCATGCAGCGGAGGGAGTCGTCCGCTACCTGTTCACCTTCTTCGCGATCTGGTGGGCATGGATGAACTTCACCTGGTTCGCGTCGGCCTATGACAATGACGATGCACCGACCCGGCTGCTGACGATGGTTATCATGGGCGGCGCGCTGCTGATCGCCGCGGGGATCGAACGCTTCTCCGCCCATCTCGACATCAGCCTGGTCGTGGCGGGCTATGCGATGATGCGCGTGGCGATGATCGCGCTATGGCTGCGCGCGGCGTGGCACGACCCGGCGCGGCGCCCCTGTGCGCTGCGCTATGCCGCCGGGATAGCGATCGCCCAGATCTACTGGATCGGCCTTTATTTCCTCGGCGATCCGCATTCGCCCGTGTTCATCGCGCTGATCCTGCTGGGCTGGCTTATCGAGCTTGCCGTGCCGGCCATCGCCGAGCGCGCGGGCATGACGCCGTGGCATCGGCATCATATCGTCGAGCGCTACGGCCTGCTGACGATCATCGTGCTGGGCGAGGTGCTGCTGGCGGCGACACTGGCACTCGAGAAGGCTTGGGACGGGAGCTTCGACGTGCGGCTGGTGCATACCGCCATCTCCGCGCTGGTGATCACCTTTGCGATGTGGTGGCTCTATTTCGCGCGCGAAGAGCAGCTTTCGAGCGCCAGGCTGAGCCGCGCGCTGCAATGGGGCTATGGCCATATGATCGTCTTCGCATCCGGCGCAGCGGTTGGCGCAGGCTTTGCCGTGCTGGTCGAGATCCTCACCGGCCATTCCAAGATCGGAATACGGGCCGGCGATCTGGCGGTGGCGATCCCGCTCGGCATCTACTTCCTGGCTCTGTGGCTTGTGCGCGACCGGTTCGAACTGCACGGGGCGGCACGCTGGGTACTGCCGGTGTTCGCGGCGGCGGTGATCGCCCTGCCCTTCGCCTTCCCCGCGCTGGAGGCGATCGCGGCGCTGGCCGTGGCGGCGGTAGCGATCCGCGCGGCGCTGGCCGCCCGCAGCGTCAGGGCGGAGTCTGCCGCTTGA